In a genomic window of Sulfurimonas denitrificans DSM 1251:
- a CDS encoding dipeptide epimerase yields MKIVNITTQVESIELKTPFKTALRQTSHVEFVRVEVECDNGFVGIGEASATKVITGEDIYIILTSIASVEELFLNLTCEEALGALHTKCAIGSSAKASLDIAFVHLLSQEAKKPLYEYFGATDKSALKSDITISLNEADVMLNDAKKAFSNGMDILKIKVGSDILHAIDIVRKIAKELPECDILVDANQAWSFENTVLFIENMLNTPIKLIEQPVEAPNLDGLKKITELSHIPILADEAVFTLKDAKKVIEEKCADMINIKLMKCGGVSKAIEILEFARNREFKCMLGSMLEGPYSINMALHLAFAYRDVIEFVDLDSPLLYKEMPKELDFVFDGCEIKPL; encoded by the coding sequence ATGAAAATAGTAAATATAACAACCCAAGTAGAGAGTATAGAGCTTAAAACTCCATTTAAAACGGCGTTGCGCCAGACTTCACATGTAGAGTTTGTAAGAGTTGAAGTGGAGTGCGACAATGGCTTTGTGGGTATTGGCGAAGCGTCTGCTACAAAGGTTATAACGGGGGAGGATATATACATCATCCTAACTTCAATCGCTAGTGTAGAGGAGCTGTTTTTAAATCTTACATGTGAGGAGGCACTCGGTGCTTTGCATACAAAGTGTGCTATTGGCTCAAGTGCAAAAGCCTCTCTTGATATAGCGTTTGTTCATCTACTCTCGCAAGAGGCTAAAAAACCGCTTTATGAGTACTTTGGAGCCACTGATAAATCGGCGCTAAAGAGTGATATAACTATCAGTTTAAATGAAGCAGATGTTATGCTAAATGATGCCAAAAAAGCCTTTAGCAATGGAATGGATATACTAAAAATAAAAGTTGGAAGCGATATTTTACATGCCATAGATATTGTTAGAAAGATAGCCAAAGAGTTACCAGAGTGCGATATTTTAGTAGATGCAAACCAAGCATGGAGTTTTGAGAATACAGTTTTATTTATAGAAAATATGCTAAATACTCCTATAAAACTTATAGAGCAGCCAGTTGAAGCACCCAACCTTGATGGCTTAAAGAAGATAACCGAGCTCTCACATATACCCATTTTGGCAGATGAAGCGGTATTTACACTCAAAGATGCAAAAAAAGTCATAGAAGAGAAGTGTGCGGACATGATAAATATAAAGCTTATGAAGTGCGGTGGAGTGAGTAAGGCTATTGAGATTTTGGAGTTTGCAAGAAATAGAGAATTTAAGTGTATGTTAGGCTCGATGTTAGAGGGACCATACTCTATAAATATGGCGCTACATTTAGCGTTTGCTTATCGCGATGTTATAGAGTTTGTAGATTTGGACAGCCCTCTGCTTTACAAAGAGATGCCCAAAGAGCTAGATTTTGTGTTTGATGGATGTGAGATAAAACCTCTTTAG
- a CDS encoding ATP-dependent DNA helicase, with amino-acid sequence MNFLNEIVDKLESKKKVFLTGGAGVGKTTLTKSVISHYEQDAKKVAKLASTGMAATLIGGQTLHSFLDLGIAKDIEELQKNSKYEIKTKVQKLISSMDLIVIDEISMVSDTLFEMIALRLEQSNFKGMLLVVGDFLQLPPVVRGYSEVHFAFESAIWEKFNFEIVELTHIYRTDDKEFIELLAKVREGFVDEDVHNELNSYIKPLPQDLSEFTFLFAKNDSAAMHNRAQLALLDSELHTKEAQIIKHVKSVKDADVERFMDDARIERTLEIKIGAPVLFTRNSWNYFNGERGVVVNIDATYVYVQKSDLIVIKLERVAQNKSHWVQKSVDAKLQFVEESLFSIFQFPIKPSYAITIHKSQGMSIVDLVIQSNEIFAPSQFYVAISRSSNPKRLNLIAPKRQWRDIIFVNNKAMRFVKNSAML; translated from the coding sequence ATGAATTTTTTAAATGAGATAGTAGATAAATTAGAATCTAAAAAAAAAGTTTTTTTAACGGGTGGTGCAGGTGTTGGTAAAACTACACTCACAAAGAGTGTTATTTCACACTATGAACAAGATGCAAAAAAAGTTGCTAAACTCGCTTCAACTGGTATGGCAGCTACTTTGATAGGTGGTCAAACACTGCATAGTTTTTTGGATTTGGGAATCGCTAAAGATATAGAGGAGCTTCAAAAAAACTCTAAGTATGAGATAAAAACAAAAGTGCAAAAGCTTATCTCTAGTATGGATTTGATAGTCATTGATGAGATTTCAATGGTAAGTGACACTCTCTTTGAGATGATAGCTCTTCGTTTAGAACAAAGCAACTTCAAAGGTATGCTTCTAGTCGTTGGCGATTTTTTACAGCTTCCTCCAGTTGTTCGTGGATATTCAGAGGTGCATTTTGCTTTTGAGTCTGCCATTTGGGAGAAGTTTAATTTTGAGATAGTTGAGCTAACTCATATATATAGAACAGATGACAAGGAGTTTATAGAGCTTTTAGCTAAAGTAAGAGAGGGTTTTGTGGATGAAGATGTCCATAATGAGTTAAATAGTTATATAAAGCCACTACCGCAAGATTTAAGCGAATTTACTTTTTTATTTGCAAAAAACGACTCTGCAGCCATGCATAATAGAGCTCAGTTAGCTCTGCTTGATAGTGAACTTCATACAAAAGAGGCTCAAATAATCAAACATGTAAAGAGTGTTAAAGATGCAGATGTAGAGCGTTTTATGGATGATGCAAGAATTGAGAGAACTTTAGAGATAAAGATAGGTGCACCTGTTCTCTTTACGAGAAACTCATGGAACTATTTTAATGGAGAGCGAGGAGTTGTTGTAAATATTGACGCTACTTATGTTTATGTACAAAAAAGTGATTTGATTGTTATAAAATTAGAGAGAGTTGCGCAAAATAAATCTCATTGGGTTCAAAAGAGTGTAGATGCAAAACTTCAGTTTGTAGAAGAGAGTCTCTTTAGTATCTTTCAGTTTCCAATCAAGCCCTCATACGCCATAACAATCCACAAATCACAAGGGATGTCGATTGTGGACTTAGTTATACAGAGTAATGAAATTTTTGCGCCATCTCAGTTTTATGTGGCGATTTCAAGAAGTTCAAATCCAAAACGATTAAATCTTATCGCTCCAAAGAGGCAGTGGAGAGATATTATTTTTGTAAATAACAAGGCGATGAGGTTTGTAAAAAATAGCGCTATGCTATAA
- a CDS encoding vWA domain-containing protein translates to MSIDQKISQAKAKLLVNYPLFGALASKLELSVNDDIESFKSNGIKLEYNSDFLAELSDGEMEFVFANGAMHASLAHESRRNGRSGWLWQLATDYAINDMLVKNSLLRPHGAHYSKRFSGMYAEEIYAELKDDILRDELEYEADDIEDTKSDSDNQNSSKNPEFIQEEQLFEEFAKAKFDESQKNNEIPASMERFFTLTCNSKIDWRDELRVALDKFYRDDYTLLPPSKKLLYSGIYLPSSKSQTFRFVVAIDSSGSVDEILLGTFLSELNFIMNTFSNFHLDLLVCDDKIQTHKTFYSGDILEVELNGGGATDFRAVFEFIEKGQEDVKLLLYFSDLDGIFPKNSPMYEVKWIAPKESQVPFGEVIVMEP, encoded by the coding sequence ATGTCAATTGATCAAAAAATCTCTCAAGCAAAAGCTAAACTTTTAGTTAATTATCCCTTATTTGGTGCACTTGCTTCAAAGCTGGAGTTAAGTGTAAACGATGATATAGAGAGTTTTAAAAGTAATGGTATCAAGCTTGAGTACAACAGTGATTTTTTAGCAGAGCTAAGCGATGGTGAGATGGAGTTTGTATTTGCAAACGGAGCTATGCATGCTTCTTTAGCTCATGAATCCAGACGAAACGGTAGAAGTGGGTGGCTTTGGCAACTCGCAACTGATTATGCAATAAACGATATGTTGGTTAAAAATTCTCTTCTTAGACCTCATGGAGCGCACTATTCAAAGAGATTTAGCGGTATGTATGCTGAGGAGATTTATGCCGAGCTTAAAGATGATATTTTACGTGATGAGCTAGAGTATGAGGCAGATGATATAGAAGATACAAAAAGTGACTCCGATAATCAAAACAGCTCTAAAAATCCAGAATTTATTCAAGAAGAGCAATTATTTGAAGAGTTTGCAAAGGCTAAGTTTGATGAGTCTCAAAAAAATAACGAGATTCCAGCGTCAATGGAGAGATTTTTTACTCTTACATGTAATAGTAAAATAGATTGGCGAGATGAGTTGAGAGTTGCTCTAGATAAGTTTTACAGAGATGACTACACACTTCTTCCTCCAAGTAAAAAGCTTCTATATAGCGGCATATATCTTCCATCCTCAAAGAGTCAAACATTTAGATTTGTTGTTGCCATAGATAGTTCAGGCTCTGTTGATGAGATTCTCTTAGGTACATTTTTAAGTGAACTAAATTTCATTATGAACACCTTTTCAAACTTTCATCTTGATTTGCTTGTGTGTGATGATAAGATTCAAACACATAAAACTTTTTACAGTGGAGATATTTTAGAAGTAGAGCTAAATGGTGGCGGAGCGACTGATTTTAGAGCTGTTTTTGAGTTTATAGAAAAAGGGCAAGAAGATGTAAAACTGCTTCTCTATTTTAGTGATTTGGATGGGATTTTTCCAAAAAACTCTCCAATGTATGAGGTTAAATGGATAGCACCAAAAGAGAGCCAAGTCCCTTTTGGAGAGGTAATAGTTATGGAGCCTTAG
- the metK gene encoding methionine adenosyltransferase, with product MTKEEKTLKEYIFTSESVTEGHPDKMADQISDAILDYIIEHDPSAHVACETLVSNGFCVIAGELKTTAYAPMQEIVRRVVQEIGYTDATYGFDYRSAAVLNGIGEQSPDITQGVTLLDGEIGAGDQGLMFGYACRETDVLMPLPIYLAHLLTRRLAEVRKEGIIPYLRPDGKAQISVKYIGDKPVSVEAVVVSTQHAPEVSQEKIREDVIRDVIRAVIPAELMSEKTLFHINPTGKFVIGGPQGDAGLTGRKIIVDTYGGSCPHGGGAFSGKDPTKVDRSAAYACRHVAKNLVAAGVCDRVTIQIAYAIGISAPVSIMIDTHNTAIVEEKKIESCVKELFDLTPKGIIKSLDLLRPIYRKTAVYGHFGREEEGFTWELTNRVEDIKKYLKIN from the coding sequence ATGACAAAAGAAGAAAAAACTTTAAAAGAGTACATTTTCACTTCAGAGTCTGTAACAGAAGGGCACCCTGATAAGATGGCAGATCAGATTAGTGATGCAATTTTGGATTATATTATTGAACATGATCCTAGTGCACATGTAGCGTGTGAAACACTGGTGTCAAATGGTTTTTGTGTAATTGCAGGCGAACTGAAAACTACAGCTTATGCACCAATGCAAGAGATTGTAAGACGAGTTGTTCAAGAGATAGGCTATACGGATGCAACTTATGGGTTTGATTATCGTTCTGCTGCTGTGCTAAATGGCATAGGAGAGCAATCTCCAGATATAACACAAGGTGTAACTCTCTTGGATGGAGAGATTGGAGCAGGTGATCAAGGACTTATGTTTGGTTATGCTTGTCGTGAAACAGATGTTTTAATGCCTCTACCGATATATTTGGCTCACCTCTTAACCAGACGTTTAGCTGAAGTTCGCAAAGAGGGCATCATTCCATATTTACGTCCAGATGGAAAAGCGCAAATAAGCGTAAAGTACATTGGAGATAAACCAGTGAGTGTTGAAGCAGTAGTTGTCTCAACTCAACATGCTCCAGAGGTATCGCAAGAGAAGATACGTGAAGATGTTATAAGGGATGTTATAAGAGCTGTTATTCCAGCTGAGTTGATGAGTGAAAAAACTCTTTTTCATATCAACCCAACTGGAAAGTTCGTAATCGGCGGACCACAAGGTGATGCAGGTTTGACAGGGCGAAAAATAATAGTTGATACTTATGGCGGAAGTTGCCCTCATGGTGGCGGCGCATTTTCAGGCAAAGACCCTACAAAAGTCGATAGAAGCGCTGCATACGCATGCCGCCATGTAGCAAAAAATCTAGTTGCTGCTGGAGTTTGTGATAGAGTTACCATACAAATAGCCTATGCAATAGGTATTTCAGCACCTGTTTCTATCATGATAGATACGCACAACACTGCGATAGTTGAAGAGAAAAAGATAGAGTCTTGTGTAAAAGAGCTCTTTGATTTAACTCCAAAAGGTATTATAAAATCTCTAGATTTGTTACGTCCTATTTACAGAAAAACAGCTGTTTATGGGCACTTTGGAAGAGAAGAAGAGGGCTTTACATGGGAGCTTACAAACAGAGTAGAGGATATTAAAAAATACCTAAAAATAAACTAA
- a CDS encoding AAA family ATPase, protein MRATDLIATIGSLIEQRVPTFLWGAPGIGKSSIIKQIASSRDIGFIDLRLALMDPTDLKGIPFYDKESHTALWAPPAFLPKNGEGVLFLDELNSAPPSVQASAYQLILDRKVGEYELPDGWAIVAAGNRDSDRGVTYRMPSPLANRFVHFEMDVHVEDWRLWAYKSGLDERVISYISYKNEHLFTFDAKSDTKSFATPRSWEYVDSILKANMPKSLLLETISGAVGRDVAVSFLSFIKVIDRLPDINEILETSNGDYSDEVDVLYALSSGLVSAYLRDKSDEKLENLLKYTFDLKSEFAVMIVQDLQRNGITMGHSASFREWVKKFAYLLG, encoded by the coding sequence ATGAGAGCAACTGATTTGATAGCAACTATTGGCTCTTTAATAGAGCAGAGAGTTCCTACTTTTTTATGGGGCGCACCAGGGATTGGAAAATCCTCCATTATAAAGCAGATAGCCTCAAGCAGAGATATTGGTTTTATAGATTTAAGATTAGCCCTTATGGACCCAACTGATTTAAAAGGAATACCATTTTACGATAAGGAGTCACACACTGCACTCTGGGCACCTCCTGCGTTTTTACCAAAAAATGGCGAGGGAGTTCTGTTTTTGGATGAGTTAAACTCAGCACCGCCAAGTGTCCAAGCTTCAGCGTATCAGTTAATTCTTGATAGAAAAGTTGGCGAGTATGAACTCCCTGATGGTTGGGCAATTGTGGCAGCTGGAAATCGTGATAGTGATAGAGGTGTAACATACCGTATGCCCAGCCCTTTAGCAAACAGATTTGTCCACTTTGAGATGGATGTACATGTAGAAGATTGGCGACTTTGGGCTTATAAAAGCGGTCTTGATGAGCGTGTAATATCTTATATCTCATATAAAAACGAGCATCTCTTTACCTTTGATGCAAAAAGTGATACAAAAAGTTTTGCAACTCCTAGAAGTTGGGAGTATGTAGATAGCATCCTAAAAGCAAATATGCCAAAATCACTTCTGCTTGAGACCATAAGCGGCGCAGTTGGAAGAGATGTCGCAGTCTCTTTTTTATCTTTTATAAAAGTAATAGATAGATTGCCAGATATAAATGAGATATTGGAAACTTCAAATGGCGATTATAGTGATGAAGTAGATGTTCTCTACGCACTAAGTAGCGGACTTGTTAGTGCATATCTTAGAGATAAAAGTGATGAAAAGTTAGAGAACTTACTCAAATACACTTTTGATTTAAAGTCAGAATTTGCGGTTATGATAGTCCAAGATTTACAAAGAAATGGCATCACTATGGGACACTCAGCGTCCTTTAGAGAGTGGGTTAAAAAGTTCGCTTATCTTTTGGGGTAA
- the nhaA gene encoding Na+/H+ antiporter NhaA — protein MKLYAPWQRAFEKIATPFEQFLHAQTTTGLMLMLMTVVALLLANSPLSDEYLHIFHTNIDIFVGNYGFSKSIHHWINDGLMAIFFFIIGLEIKRNILVGELSNIKVAMLPILAAIGGMALPALIYYAINYGDIGEAGWGIPMATDIAFAISALVLLGRRVSASLVTFLVALAIVDDLGAVVVIALFYTQEINMLPLLFAFISFLVLVSFNRFGIHAILPYFVVGFIMWLFMLESGIHATVAGVIAAMAIPSRPKYTPMDFTKSVKSRLDEYDNYPIEDNYMLHEQQKAILQNVKDKIDAISSPSARLEHSLHLPVSLVVIPLFALANAGVSINFSSAYDTLLQPISLGVMAGLVFGKVFGIAGISYLAIKLGIAKLPEGSTMSQVFGVAFLGGIGFTMSIFIAELAFAGNSELVFQAKIGILAASLFAGIFGFIWLRFIAKSAN, from the coding sequence ATGAAACTATATGCACCTTGGCAGAGAGCTTTTGAGAAAATAGCTACACCTTTTGAGCAGTTCCTTCACGCTCAAACAACGACTGGACTTATGTTAATGCTTATGACAGTAGTAGCGCTTCTTCTTGCAAACTCACCACTCTCCGATGAATATCTACACATATTTCATACAAATATAGATATTTTTGTTGGAAATTATGGCTTCTCAAAGAGTATTCATCACTGGATAAATGATGGACTTATGGCTATCTTTTTCTTTATTATCGGGCTTGAGATAAAAAGAAATATTTTAGTAGGAGAGTTATCAAATATAAAAGTTGCAATGCTACCAATACTCGCAGCTATCGGAGGGATGGCACTTCCTGCACTCATCTACTACGCTATAAACTATGGCGATATAGGGGAGGCTGGATGGGGAATCCCAATGGCTACAGATATTGCATTTGCAATTAGCGCTTTGGTTCTTCTTGGAAGAAGAGTCTCAGCATCACTTGTAACATTTTTAGTAGCTCTTGCTATCGTTGATGACCTTGGCGCTGTTGTTGTAATCGCTCTTTTTTACACACAAGAGATTAACATGCTGCCTCTTCTTTTTGCTTTTATATCTTTTTTGGTTTTAGTATCATTTAATCGTTTTGGCATACATGCAATACTCCCTTACTTTGTAGTTGGGTTTATCATGTGGCTATTTATGTTGGAATCAGGCATACACGCAACAGTGGCTGGAGTTATAGCTGCTATGGCAATTCCATCAAGACCTAAATATACCCCAATGGATTTCACAAAATCAGTAAAATCGAGATTGGATGAGTATGACAACTACCCCATTGAAGATAACTACATGTTACATGAACAGCAAAAAGCAATCCTACAAAATGTAAAAGACAAAATAGATGCTATAAGCTCTCCATCGGCTAGACTTGAACACTCGCTTCATCTTCCAGTGAGTTTAGTAGTTATCCCTCTTTTTGCACTTGCAAATGCTGGGGTTTCAATAAATTTTTCATCTGCCTATGATACTCTGCTTCAACCAATCTCTTTGGGAGTTATGGCTGGTCTTGTTTTTGGAAAAGTTTTTGGAATAGCTGGTATCTCTTATCTTGCTATAAAACTTGGGATTGCAAAGCTTCCTGAGGGCAGCACAATGAGTCAAGTTTTTGGTGTCGCTTTTCTTGGCGGTATAGGCTTTACGATGTCTATATTTATCGCAGAGCTTGCATTTGCTGGAAATAGTGAGCTAGTATTTCAAGCAAAAATAGGCATTTTAGCAGCATCTCTATTTGCTGGAATCTTTGGTTTTATCTGGCTTAGATTTATCGCAAAAAGTGCAAACTAA
- a CDS encoding putative metalloprotease CJM1_0395 family protein yields the protein MDVVLNSLYNISTNNSVKPSVKEVPVSQDDSLKTAEAEEQKKLEEEKRVDKSNSAEKLSQDEKRLVADLQSRDAEVRTHEAAHQSGGASTGGASYTYQKGPDGRMYAIGGEVSISFQTGSTPQETIVNAQAVIASALAPADPSAQDIAVASSAMIMMMKAQQQVTQEAQEKLLGKETYKNAASTSDESKDIKT from the coding sequence ATGGATGTAGTTTTAAATAGTTTATACAATATCAGCACAAACAATTCTGTAAAACCAAGCGTTAAGGAAGTGCCTGTTTCTCAGGACGATTCCCTAAAAACAGCAGAGGCTGAAGAGCAAAAAAAACTAGAAGAAGAAAAAAGAGTTGATAAGTCAAACTCCGCTGAGAAGTTAAGCCAAGACGAAAAACGTTTAGTTGCAGATTTACAATCAAGGGACGCTGAAGTTCGTACCCATGAAGCAGCACATCAGAGTGGTGGAGCATCAACTGGCGGAGCTTCTTACACATATCAAAAAGGTCCTGATGGGAGAATGTACGCTATTGGCGGTGAAGTTTCCATCTCTTTTCAAACAGGCTCAACTCCACAAGAGACTATCGTTAATGCCCAAGCAGTTATAGCCTCAGCTCTAGCGCCAGCAGACCCAAGTGCTCAAGATATAGCTGTAGCCTCAAGCGCCATGATTATGATGATGAAGGCACAGCAGCAGGTAACACAAGAGGCTCAAGAGAAGCTGCTAGGAAAAGAGACATATAAAAATGCGGCTAGCACAAGTGATGAGTCTAAAGATATTAAAACTTAA
- a CDS encoding peroxiredoxin, which yields MLVTNQAPDFSATAVLADGSIVENFKLSENFGKKGTVLFFYPLDFTFVCPSEIIAFSHRIEEFKSRDVNVIGVSVDSQFSHFAWRETPVNSGGIGRIKYPLVADLTKQISRDYDVLFGESVALRGSFLIDGKGVVRHAVINDLPLGRNIDEMIRMVDAMQFTDEHGEVCAAGWQKGDEGMKASTEGVAEYLSKHENNL from the coding sequence ATGTTAGTAACAAATCAAGCTCCAGACTTCAGCGCAACGGCGGTTTTAGCAGATGGGTCAATCGTTGAAAACTTTAAACTCTCAGAAAATTTTGGAAAAAAAGGTACAGTTTTGTTTTTCTATCCACTAGACTTTACTTTTGTATGTCCATCTGAAATCATTGCGTTTTCTCATAGAATAGAGGAGTTTAAGAGTCGTGATGTAAATGTAATTGGTGTTTCAGTTGATAGCCAATTTTCACACTTTGCATGGAGAGAGACTCCAGTAAACAGCGGTGGTATCGGTCGCATAAAATACCCTCTTGTTGCAGACCTTACAAAACAAATCTCAAGAGATTATGATGTGCTCTTTGGCGAGTCTGTTGCACTTCGTGGCTCATTCTTGATTGATGGAAAAGGTGTTGTACGTCATGCTGTTATAAATGACTTGCCACTTGGAAGAAATATTGATGAGATGATTCGTATGGTTGACGCTATGCAGTTTACTGATGAGCATGGTGAAGTTTGTGCGGCAGGATGGCAAAAAGGTGATGAGGGAATGAAAGCTTCTACTGAGGGTGTTGCTGAGTACTTATCAAAGCACGAAAATAACCTATAA
- a CDS encoding DUF819 domain-containing protein, with the protein MIVSPFGYLFALASLAAIITLVEQKSNSKFFKFLPAVVLIYLFSMTFASMGAFEQNEAIDAIYENTKKNLLPAMLFLMLLQIDFRDFFKLGKSLIIAYVLAVFSLAFAFVFISFIFDFNKEMASAFGALSGSWMGGVANMIAVGSALNVSQEAFGYALIVDSVNYTIWIMFLLFLTPFASYFNSFTSSHEQMAKLNLIGCSCTIGAKRYYFLILLAIIVAFVVNFIAQSGFELLNYTTTTVILATLFGVLGSFTRLKTLNGSSEVATTMLYMLIALIGSKAIFDNFSGVGIYVFAGFCILVVHAALMVLGAKIFKLDLFSIAIASLANIGGVASASILAATYNKALVGIGVLMAIMGYIVGTFGGLAVGKLMLFLS; encoded by the coding sequence ATGATTGTCTCACCCTTTGGCTATCTTTTTGCATTAGCATCTTTGGCAGCTATTATCACTTTAGTTGAGCAAAAAAGTAACTCAAAGTTTTTCAAGTTTCTCCCTGCTGTTGTGCTGATTTATCTCTTTAGTATGACATTTGCTTCCATGGGAGCCTTTGAGCAAAATGAAGCTATAGATGCAATATATGAAAATACAAAGAAAAATCTACTCCCAGCCATGCTTTTTTTGATGCTTTTGCAGATTGATTTTAGGGATTTTTTCAAGCTTGGAAAATCTCTTATCATCGCCTATGTTTTGGCTGTTTTCTCTTTAGCGTTTGCATTTGTATTTATCTCTTTTATTTTTGATTTTAATAAAGAGATGGCATCTGCCTTTGGTGCGCTAAGTGGGAGCTGGATGGGCGGAGTAGCAAATATGATAGCAGTTGGCTCTGCGCTAAATGTTTCTCAAGAGGCTTTTGGATATGCACTAATAGTTGATAGCGTAAACTACACTATATGGATAATGTTTTTACTCTTTTTAACTCCATTTGCGAGCTACTTTAATAGTTTTACGTCATCACATGAACAGATGGCAAAACTAAACTTAATTGGGTGTTCGTGTACTATTGGAGCAAAGAGATACTATTTTTTGATACTCTTGGCAATAATCGTTGCATTTGTAGTAAACTTTATAGCTCAGAGTGGATTTGAACTTTTAAATTACACAACAACAACAGTTATCTTAGCTACACTTTTTGGAGTTTTAGGCTCATTTACAAGATTAAAAACACTAAACGGTTCTAGCGAAGTTGCTACTACAATGCTCTACATGTTAATAGCACTAATTGGCTCAAAAGCAATATTTGATAACTTTAGCGGTGTTGGTATCTATGTTTTTGCAGGTTTTTGTATTCTAGTTGTTCATGCCGCTCTTATGGTTTTAGGCGCTAAAATATTTAAACTAGATCTATTTAGTATCGCCATAGCATCTTTAGCAAATATAGGCGGAGTCGCATCTGCATCCATTTTAGCTGCAACATATAATAAAGCTCTTGTAGGCATAGGTGTTTTGATGGCTATAATGGGCTACATTGTAGGAACTTTTGGTGGTTTGGCTGTGGGGAAGTTGATGCTCTTTTTATCTTAA
- a CDS encoding diguanylate cyclase, whose product MEKILVVEDNKTLAKLIAKKINLELGFEVEVAYNFLEAKLFLKRYSYFLTLIDLNLPDSPNGEIVDYVLESGNRVIVLSGNIDKTFRANILKKNIIDYVNKGGVNDINFIINTIARLKKNQNHKILLVDDSMVFRKQMTHMLENMFFKVITVAHGEEALGILDNVPDISLVLTDYHMPVMDGLELTTEIRKKYTKNDLTIITISGDNDEDTTAMFLKIGANDYIKKPFSKEEFSCRINNSIEALENIHAITNNANRDFLTGLYNRRYFFNNMYPYFEKALTNGNHFAIAMIDIDFFKKINDTYGHEMGDKTINKLADILRANTSQDDIVARFGGEEFCIVLKNKTPQQALSHFENLREKVENSFLSLGDEEKITFTISIGVLLSPEDTLDESINQADMLLYNAKQNGRNRIEHN is encoded by the coding sequence ATGGAGAAAATATTAGTTGTAGAAGATAATAAGACATTAGCTAAATTGATTGCTAAAAAGATAAATTTAGAGCTTGGTTTTGAAGTTGAAGTTGCCTATAACTTTTTAGAAGCCAAACTATTTTTAAAAAGATATAGTTACTTTTTAACACTAATTGATCTAAATCTTCCAGACTCACCAAATGGCGAAATTGTGGACTATGTACTTGAATCTGGAAATCGTGTTATCGTGTTGAGTGGAAATATTGATAAAACATTTCGTGCTAATATCCTCAAAAAAAACATAATTGACTATGTAAATAAGGGTGGAGTTAATGATATAAACTTCATCATCAACACAATTGCAAGGCTCAAAAAAAATCAAAATCATAAAATATTACTCGTTGATGACTCTATGGTTTTTAGAAAACAGATGACTCACATGCTTGAGAATATGTTTTTCAAAGTCATAACAGTTGCTCACGGGGAAGAGGCTCTTGGGATTTTAGATAATGTGCCAGACATAAGTTTAGTTTTAACAGACTATCATATGCCTGTGATGGATGGACTTGAGCTAACAACTGAGATTAGAAAAAAATATACAAAAAATGATTTAACAATCATCACAATCTCTGGGGATAATGATGAGGACACAACTGCAATGTTTTTAAAAATTGGAGCAAATGACTACATTAAAAAACCTTTCTCAAAAGAGGAGTTTTCATGTCGCATAAACAACTCTATCGAAGCGTTAGAAAATATACATGCAATCACAAATAATGCAAATAGAGATTTTTTAACGGGTCTTTACAATAGAAGATATTTTTTCAACAACATGTATCCATATTTTGAAAAAGCTCTAACCAATGGCAATCATTTTGCAATTGCTATGATAGATATTGACTTCTTTAAAAAGATAAATGATACTTATGGGCATGAAATGGGTGATAAAACGATAAATAAACTAGCAGATATTTTAAGAGCAAACACCTCTCAAGATGATATAGTTGCAAGATTTGGCGGTGAGGAGTTTTGTATTGTTTTAAAAAACAAAACTCCTCAGCAGGCTCTGTCTCATTTTGAAAATTTAAGAGAAAAGGTTGAAAATAGTTTTCTTTCACTTGGCGATGAAGAAAAAATCACATTTACTATCTCAATAGGTGTGCTTTTATCTCCAGAAGATACGCTTGATGAGAGCATAAATCAAGCAGATATGTTGCTATACAACGCAAAACAAAACGGAAGAAACCGCATAGAACATAACTAA